A segment of the Selenomonadales bacterium genome:
TTACGTATCTGGCTAGCAGCCGCGTATCGAGTGTGCCTTTTACCGAGCTCCGTGATGAGCTCAACCTCACCGCCGGTAATTTGTCGGTGCAGCTGCGCACGCTTGAGCAGGCGGGTTATGTCGAAATTGACAAGCGCATCGTGGGGCGCAAGCCAGTCACCTCAGTAAGCCTGACTGAAAGGGGGCATACTGGACTGCGCGAATATGTCCGGAAAATGGAAATCATCATCCAAAAACTCAGTTCGCCACTCAGGCCAGATTCATAGTCTACATGAAGCAAAAAGCTCCGTCCCTTTTGCTTCACCATTTGCTTCAACAAAGGAGGGAAAACCATGATTAATGTGCAAGGCTTGAGCCACAGCTACAAGCGCGGCGGGCCGTTTGCGGTCAAAGACGCTACATTTGCTATCGACAAAGGGGAGATTCTCGGTTTTTTAGGCCCTTCCGGCGCGGGTAAGTCAACTACTCAAGGGGTGTTGACCGGCCTGTTGCCGCTCCAGACAGGTCAGGTACAAGTCGCAGGCTTCGATATGCGCTACCCAAAGCGTGCTCTCTACAACCGCTTAGGCGTGTCGTTTGAGCAGTCTAATGTTTATGCTAAGCTGACGGCGCTCGAGAATTTGCGGTTCTATGCGCGCCTCTTCGACGTGCCTACGCGCGACCCCATGGAGCTCTTGCGCCTAGTTGGGCTCGACAACGTAGCCGACAAGCGCACCGGCGA
Coding sequences within it:
- a CDS encoding transcriptional regulator; its protein translation is MTERDTTEFALDSVIHEKARLAVLTYLASSRVSSVPFTELRDELNLTAGNLSVQLRTLEQAGYVEIDKRIVGRKPVTSVSLTERGHTGLREYVRKMEIIIQKLSSPLRPDS